The Vibrio cyclitrophicus sequence AACGTTCTGCAGTATTACGTAATTCACGCACATTTCCCGGCCAATTGTGAGCTAAAAGCGCATGCAGTTCTTTTTGTGGAAGCGCAGGGGCTGTTTTCCCATAACGCGCTGCAGCGACCAGTAAGAAGTGATGGAAGAGTGCAGGGATGTCTTCTTGGCGGCTTCTTAACGGCGGTAGATCCAAGGTGACGACATTGAGTCGGTAATAAAGGTCTTGTCGAAACGTCCCTTCTTCAGCTGCTTTCTTTAGGTCGACTTTGGTGGCGGCAATCACTCGAATGTCTAGAGGGACTAAACCATTAGACCCAACCCTTTCGATGACACGTTCTTGCAAGACGCGCAACAGGCGAATTTGTGCCTGCATCGGCATAGACTCAATTTCATCTAAGAACAGAGTTCCGCCTTGAGCAAATTCAAATTTACCCACTCGCTTGCTTTCTGCGCCAGTGAATGCCCCTTTCTCATGGCCGTACAGTTCACTTTCAATCAGGTTTTCAGGGACCGCACCGCAGTTGACCGCGACGAAGTTTTGTTCTCGCCTACTGCTTTGTTCATGCAGAGAACGTGCAACCAACTCTTTACCTGTGCCTGTTTCACCAAAGAGCAATATGTCGGCATTGGTGTCGGCAACATGGGTGATGATGGAACGTAACTCGGTCATGGATTGCGTGTCACCAATGATCCTTGGGCCCAGCGCTTGGCTGGCCTTGAGTGAACGTTTTAACTCAAGGTTCTCAAGGGTGAGTTGGCGTTTTTCTATCGCTCGTTTTGTGGTTTCGATTAGACGTTCATTGGCGAAAGGTTTTTCAATGAAGTCGTAGGCGCCGTATTGGATTGCTTGAACAGCCATCGAAATATCGCCGTGACCAGTAATCATAATCACGGGAATTTCTTTGTCTTTATGCATGACGGTGTTGAGCAGGTCATGCCCCGAGATACCTGGCAAGCAGATATCAGTGATGATCACATGAGGCAATCCATTCTCTTGAATCGCGAGCAGAGCAGACTCCGCATCGGGGAAGAATTCGGCATCAATATCAGCGAGCTCGAAGCTCTGTTCAATCGCCATTCTTAGGTCAGATTCATCATCAATGAAGTAGACGTGACACATAGTTATTCCTTTACTCTTTTATACTGATTATCGCTGAGTTTTTGCTTGCTATTCTTGTTCAACAAGGGGCAACTCTATGCTGAATCGAGCACCACCTTGAGGACTGCTACCGGTAACGAGCTTGCCATTTATTCCGCTGATTATTTGTTGAGAGATTGATAGCCCAAGCCCGAGTCCGTTTTTCTTGGTGGTATGGAAGGGTTCAAAAAAGTTTCCGCTCGAAGGGGAGGTGAAGCCGGGGCCGTTATCATCGACATGAATCAGCAAGGTATTGGCTTGTTGATGGCCGGACTCCCTAATATCTAACAGAATAGCTAATTGTTTGTCGTCTTGTTGTTCCATCGCCTGAATCGCGTTGGTCAGCAGGTTAATGATCACTTGTTCCAGTTGAATTGCGTTGGCGATCACGCAAGCATCAAAGGTTTCAGGGAGTTCGTTGACCTTAACTCGCTCACTCTTGAGTTGTGGCTTCATCAGCTCTTTCGATGAATGTAATACAGGGAGTATTTGCAACTCATGCAGCTCTTCCGCGGTGGACTTCTTGGCGAAAGAGCGAAGCTGGTGGCTGATTTTCGCCATGCGTTCAGTGAGTGCCGAGATTCGCGAGAGATTGTCATCAACACGATCGGTTTTTTCTTTGGCAAGAAACAGTCGGCCATTGTCGGCATAACTGCGAATCGCAGCGAGCGGGTTATTTAGCTCGTGACTGATGCTTGCTGACATCTGCCCCAACACTGCCAGTTTGGCGGCTTGGATGAGCTCATCTTGGGTTTGCCTCAGTACATGTTCGGTTTCGATACGATGTTTGATCTCGACATGCAACTCAGATGTACGCTCAAGTACTTGAAATTCAAGTTTTTGTTTAGCTTCGGATTGCAGCCTATCTATCTGAGTGCGTCTTTGTTGTCGATGGTGATTGAGCTGCATCGTTAGATAAATAATCGCAAAGATAAGGCTCAGAACCACTAGGTAAGCCACCAGATCCCACCAAACTAAGTGTGTTGGAGAAAATACCCGTATGGTGAGTTGTGGTTCGGCTAGGAAGCGTGAAGAGCTAAAGAACTGCTCTTGGACAAGTTTGTGTGGCGACTCAATACGACTGGTCGCACTGTCTAAATCGCCGGAGAAGTGCAGGCTTTCTATTTTTGTATCGAGATACTGCCTGCTTTCTTGAATTCGAGTGTGTTGTGCTTCGCTTAGTGGCTGAAGGCTTTTGAACAGCCATTCAGGGTTACTCGACATAAATACGATCTGGTCTTTATCGTCAGCAACAAAAAAACTCTGTTTGCCTTTCCAACTTGTTTCAATCAGCGATAAATCCATCTTTACGACAATGACGCCAATAATCTCGGCGGCATAAGAGACAGGGTAAGAATAATAATAGCCTCGTTTTCCTGAGGTTGAACCTAGCGCAAAATATTGATTTTCATTATCAATAATTGCTTCTTGAAAGTAGGGGCGGAAAGCAAAGTTACGACGAATAAAAGAATGCGGTTGATTCCAGTTACTGGCCGCAATGGTGGTGCCGATGCTGTCTAGTAGGTAGGTGTCGGATGCTTGAATCACCGAGTTTACGTGCTCTAGATAACGATTAGTGAGTTCGATTTGCGCGGAGTTACTTGGAGAGTGCAGGGCATCGACCAGCTCTTTGTCCTTTGAAAGCAGTTCTGGAATGTGCGCGAACTTGTCCAATTGACTGGAAATGTGAACAGAAAAGCGGTCCAGCTTAGATTGATGATCATTTAACAAACTTTCATGGCTTGTGCTCCATACCCAATGACCGCCAAACACCATCAGTAAAGTGTATATGACCATGAATAGGCTTGGGATTCTAAAAGCTTGAAACATGAAGGCTCTCCGCTAATTTCTTTGGTAAACAATCAAGCCTGTCTTCTCTCGTTTATGGTAGCAAATAGCGGTAGTTTTTGCTGAAAGCGGAGAGTGAACAGATGGGTGTAGGTTAAGGGTTTGTAACGAGGATTGTTGAAAAAGTTATCGACTCTGAGGGGTAAAACAAGAGCAAGATCTCTTTTTAAGGTTTTTAGCAAAAAAAGCCCTCGATTCCCTTGAAAAAGTCGCTATTGTCCCCATTTCTGTTGTGCTAAGTGATGATTTGATCGTTTTTGTATCATTTAGTTGGACGAATTTAGAGCATTCATCATCAACCAGAGGTGAACGGCTCGACAGAGATTAAACAGATCGCTAGAATGTCGCGTCTAAAATTTCTGTCCTGAGGCTAATCGGAGATACCTTTCTTGTTTCTGAAAACAAGCTTTATTGCGTTTTAATCGACGCGTGAAGAACGAAGATATCGCTGATTAGTCTGGTGTTTGGTTGAATAATCAATTCAGACATCAATGCTCGATTTTAAATTAGGTGTTCGGATAGAGCACTACACAAGGATGCAGCCAACAACGTCTGCTTTTGAATTAAAGCTAAGTTACGGCTCATATGCTCAGATTACTGAGCCAGTTTTGAGGTT is a genomic window containing:
- a CDS encoding sigma-54-dependent Fis family transcriptional regulator, producing the protein MCHVYFIDDESDLRMAIEQSFELADIDAEFFPDAESALLAIQENGLPHVIITDICLPGISGHDLLNTVMHKDKEIPVIMITGHGDISMAVQAIQYGAYDFIEKPFANERLIETTKRAIEKRQLTLENLELKRSLKASQALGPRIIGDTQSMTELRSIITHVADTNADILLFGETGTGKELVARSLHEQSSRREQNFVAVNCGAVPENLIESELYGHEKGAFTGAESKRVGKFEFAQGGTLFLDEIESMPMQAQIRLLRVLQERVIERVGSNGLVPLDIRVIAATKVDLKKAAEEGTFRQDLYYRLNVVTLDLPPLRSRQEDIPALFHHFLLVAAARYGKTAPALPQKELHALLAHNWPGNVRELRNTAERFVLLGKLSHMSDSAPEIAQELSLAELVSDFEKNTLKQALIECNGSIKETMERLQLPRKTLYDKMQKHQLTKESYKVEPN
- a CDS encoding sensor histidine kinase — its product is MFQAFRIPSLFMVIYTLLMVFGGHWVWSTSHESLLNDHQSKLDRFSVHISSQLDKFAHIPELLSKDKELVDALHSPSNSAQIELTNRYLEHVNSVIQASDTYLLDSIGTTIAASNWNQPHSFIRRNFAFRPYFQEAIIDNENQYFALGSTSGKRGYYYSYPVSYAAEIIGVIVVKMDLSLIETSWKGKQSFFVADDKDQIVFMSSNPEWLFKSLQPLSEAQHTRIQESRQYLDTKIESLHFSGDLDSATSRIESPHKLVQEQFFSSSRFLAEPQLTIRVFSPTHLVWWDLVAYLVVLSLIFAIIYLTMQLNHHRQQRRTQIDRLQSEAKQKLEFQVLERTSELHVEIKHRIETEHVLRQTQDELIQAAKLAVLGQMSASISHELNNPLAAIRSYADNGRLFLAKEKTDRVDDNLSRISALTERMAKISHQLRSFAKKSTAEELHELQILPVLHSSKELMKPQLKSERVKVNELPETFDACVIANAIQLEQVIINLLTNAIQAMEQQDDKQLAILLDIRESGHQQANTLLIHVDDNGPGFTSPSSGNFFEPFHTTKKNGLGLGLSISQQIISGINGKLVTGSSPQGGARFSIELPLVEQE